One genomic region from Mytilus trossulus isolate FHL-02 chromosome 9, PNRI_Mtr1.1.1.hap1, whole genome shotgun sequence encodes:
- the LOC134684146 gene encoding uncharacterized protein LOC134684146, giving the protein MASSTTTCGVCEQINITKPSTIWCFECDEGLCSECKDHHSRSKGTRKHDTLLISEYQKIPRDIVKITDTCATHNEKFTFYCKKHDSLCCGSCIVENHMECRDFDKLADVIQNTKHSNAFYEIEQSLVELSDNIQIIRNNRQHNLNRLSEKKMKIEEEVKQTRITINNHLDKIQEDIIKKLNETEVNESKMISELLVSLKENDREITEIRKKIENIKQYATDLQTFIAMKELEKRISSKDQFLQSMVNSENFKDSELSYNPNATMQDLASRIKNFGELKIEKKTCNVVLTRKKDKQAQIMLPHILSRSVDTINLKLLQTINETGDFVRGCCMLPDGKMAFLHNSGRVVRVFNLNSKKVFHVNTRTYAFDVAYISHDNTLAVTSGESDTKCITIIDIQSKQIKKIIPVDSHYYGIAVTPEGKLICSAAGKGIQMINLHNSSITDIVRDNQIPVDCYVAIFGDKIYHTNNNSESVTCYDLQGTVEWTFQNERVLGGLVGISVDNDGNVYVVGESSNNVVVISTDGQQYKEVAKDSDGLFNPQCLDNNKNTNQLLVSNFSTTAMTFTLI; this is encoded by the coding sequence ATGGCATCATCAACAACCACGTGTGGTGTATGTGAACAAATCAATATTACCAAACCATCCACAATCTGGTGTTTTGAATGTGACGAAGGGCTTTGTTCAGAATGCAAAGACCACCACAGTCGGTCAAAAGGAACACGGAAACATGACACCTTGCTAATAAGTGAGTACCAGAAAATACCACGTGATATTGTCAAAATCACTGACACCTGTGCCACTCATAATGAGAAGTTCacattttattgcaaaaagCATGACAGTCTTTGTTGTGGAAGTTGCATTGTAGAAAATCATATGGAATGTCGGGACTTTGACAAATTGGCCGACGTAATTCAAAACACTAAACATTCGAATGCATTTTACGAAATAGAACAATCATTAGTAGAACTTTCCGACAATATTCAAATAATCCGAAATAATAGACAACACAATTTGAATAGGTTatctgaaaagaaaatgaaaattgagGAAGAAGTCAAACAAACCAGGATTACTATCAACAACCATTTAGACAAAATACAGGAAGAcattataaaaaagttaaatgaaaccGAAGTAAATGAAAGTAAGATGATAAGCGAACTCCTGGTGTCATTAAAGGAAAATGACAGAGAGATAACTGAAATccgaaaaaaaattgaaaatatcaagcAATATGCTACAGATCTTCAAACATTTATTGCTATGAAGGAGCTCGAAAAACGAATTTCTAGCAAAGACCAATTCCTGCAGTCGATGGTTAACAGCGAAAATTTTAAAGATAGCGAACTTTCGTACAATCCCAATGCCACTATGCAAGATTTAGCTAGTCGTATCAAGAACTTTGGAGAACTaaagattgagaaaaaaacatgcaaTGTAGTCCTCACGAggaagaaagacaaacaagcccAAATAATGCTGCCGCACATATTATCCAGATCGGTTGACACTATCAATTTGAAACTGCTTCAAACTATAAATGAAACAGGAGATTTCGTAAGGGGCTGTTGCATGTTACCAGATGGTAAAATGGCGTTTTTGCATAACTCTGGGAGAGTTGTTAGAGTATTCAACTTGAACAGCAAGAAGGTCTTTCACGTAAATACAAGAACATATGCATTTGACGTGGCATACATCAGTCACGACAACACACTTGCTGTAACATCAGGAGAGTCAGATACGAAATGTATCACAATCATCGACATACAAAGCAAACAAATCAAGAAAATAATACCGGTCGATTCTCATTATTATGGCATAGCAGTGACACCAGAAGGCAAACTAATTTGTTCTGCAGCAGGAAAAGGAATTCAAATGATCAATCTGCACAACAGCTCAATAACTGATATAGTTCGCGATAATCAAATACCAGTGGATTGTTACGTGGCAATATTTGGTGACAAAATTTACCATACAAACAACAATTCCGAATCCGTAACATGTTATGATCTACAAGGTACTGTAGAATGGACATTTCAGAACGAACGAGTCCTCGGCGGTCTGGTGGGTATATCTGTCGACAATGATGGTAATGTTTACGTAGTAGGAGAATCGTCGAATAATGTAGTAGTTATATCTACTGATGGACAACAATACAAAGAGGTAGCTAAAGACAGCGATGGACTTTTCAATCCTCAGTGTcttgataataacaaaaatacaaatcaattaCTGGTTTCGAATTTTAGTACAACGGCAATGACTTTTACTTTGATTTGA